From Acidicapsa acidisoli, the proteins below share one genomic window:
- a CDS encoding polysaccharide biosynthesis/export family protein, producing MKSASTAANLEWAALAFALTALTALVASTSSMAQQPALQPANPTSASSPQSSGSALNTVPSNGPVLTLRDQKSLENFEPAANEEYTLGAGDEISLDFPGRPELAGKKTVGPDGMITLPLIGPVHVADLTRAAASDAIIKALSKYFRDLTVTVSIDKYSSNRVRVLGYVQHPGEIFFESTPTLLDAIGKAGLISPQVTANGASTNVGTGIPETCTIYRGNDTAVQVQLRELLVSGNALADMRLRRNDIVFVPQPRELFVSVLGEVGKPGTVPLTPDSTLTSILAEAGCCAESGGFNPKIHILQPSTGKDFTIDYKKVMTLAGQQEFTLHSGDVIMVPKSGLYKATYLLQRISPVATLVSLAAIVGAG from the coding sequence ATGAAGTCTGCAAGCACGGCCGCAAATCTAGAATGGGCTGCTCTGGCGTTTGCCCTGACGGCTTTGACAGCTTTGGTGGCTTCGACCAGCTCCATGGCCCAACAGCCTGCACTACAGCCAGCAAATCCAACTTCGGCCTCGTCGCCGCAATCTTCCGGTTCGGCCTTGAATACGGTCCCGTCCAACGGGCCCGTACTGACATTGAGAGATCAGAAGTCCCTTGAAAACTTTGAGCCCGCGGCCAATGAGGAATATACCTTGGGTGCGGGGGATGAAATAAGCCTGGATTTTCCCGGACGGCCCGAACTCGCTGGCAAAAAGACCGTCGGTCCAGACGGAATGATAACCCTGCCTCTTATCGGCCCCGTCCACGTTGCAGATCTCACCCGCGCAGCAGCAAGCGATGCAATTATCAAAGCCCTGAGCAAGTACTTTAGGGACTTGACCGTGACCGTAAGCATCGACAAATACAGCTCCAACAGGGTGCGTGTCCTTGGATACGTGCAACACCCCGGAGAAATATTCTTCGAAAGCACACCCACGCTGCTCGACGCAATCGGTAAAGCCGGCCTGATTTCGCCGCAGGTAACCGCAAATGGCGCTTCCACTAATGTCGGGACGGGCATTCCCGAAACCTGCACCATATACCGCGGCAACGATACGGCCGTTCAGGTCCAGTTGCGCGAGCTGCTGGTAAGCGGAAATGCGCTGGCAGACATGCGTTTGCGTCGTAACGACATTGTCTTCGTGCCTCAGCCCAGGGAACTGTTCGTCTCGGTACTCGGAGAGGTGGGCAAACCAGGCACTGTACCCCTCACCCCGGATTCGACGCTTACCAGTATCCTTGCCGAGGCCGGGTGTTGTGCTGAGAGCGGCGGGTTCAATCCGAAGATTCACATCCTTCAGCCCTCTACCGGCAAGGACTTCACAATCGACTACAAGAAGGTCATGACTCTGGCCGGCCAGCAGGAGTTCACCCTGCACTCTGGCGACGTAATCATGGTTCCGAAGTCCGGCCTTTACAAGGCGACGTATCTCTTGCAGAGGATCAGCCCTGTCGCCACACTGGTCAGCCTCGCTGCGATTGTAGGCGCGGGTTGA
- a CDS encoding GumC family protein has translation MTPTNNPEPYSPVATQQPLRPASRTSPFRINVLNSLRLHPVSSLLVTLLVLGLGLAVIAKHKPTYSASSTIYVSPTPIKTLVDDRELERPYEGYIQETVHAINRYDILAEAIRRMPPGTWQFPGETEHSAVLRLQGALGIERIERTYQVEIGISGSRPEHLADIVNAVTAVYIEKAKSEEFYGRDDRLASLKEEQARIQNETDSLLQEQDKITRALGVASFTAKGSSLIDDENVKIQTALTAAHEQRIQAEAQLEAINSGESSAPNSALNAAADDLIASDPSLVTLKASLSQHKADLVDKLSGMTENHPQRKQTEEALAQIEKELADMQASLRRQAAAHLEQKLRTQLNQAQVVESKLNGDLQRGTSQAASTAPKIQRAAEIQADLDRLQARQTAVDDRISNLELESSSPGSVHLFSPAMTPLGPEKSRVTTLLIAIFPVSIIMGILIAVILDLFDPHIYTASDVEAVLGFAPIGMLFDDREVTQIVFDECALRLAAGIDHAARISRARTFVMTGVNSGAGTTSIIENLGSMLAKLGRKTLVIDPSGNSEPVAFITLGTGLQKRTVSLPNEVDNGADSATELQKAKSNLQAIPTRIAPVTNLVFESFQNLSSEYDVVLIDAAPILISAETEYLARMADVTVLVAEAGKTKKAWLTRSARLLERIGVAGAAAVVNKVHPARAEESLKHDLREFELRSDRVNLQEWWKPEKNSGQTKQASVASFDQGNSRANEEDSVFARNI, from the coding sequence ATGACACCGACCAATAACCCGGAGCCCTATTCTCCCGTTGCGACCCAGCAGCCGCTCCGTCCTGCTTCGCGAACGAGTCCTTTCCGCATCAATGTGTTGAATAGCCTGCGGTTGCATCCCGTATCGTCCTTGCTTGTGACATTGCTTGTGCTTGGCCTGGGACTTGCGGTAATTGCAAAGCACAAGCCTACTTATTCAGCCTCCAGTACTATCTACGTCTCGCCAACTCCAATCAAGACGCTTGTCGATGACCGTGAACTCGAACGGCCGTACGAAGGTTATATTCAGGAAACCGTTCACGCCATCAACCGGTACGACATCCTCGCCGAGGCTATACGCAGAATGCCTCCTGGCACCTGGCAATTTCCGGGTGAGACAGAGCACAGCGCAGTGTTACGCCTGCAAGGGGCACTCGGGATCGAGCGTATAGAAAGAACCTACCAGGTCGAAATCGGGATCTCGGGCTCCAGACCCGAGCACTTAGCCGACATCGTCAACGCCGTCACCGCAGTCTACATCGAGAAGGCTAAATCCGAGGAGTTTTACGGACGGGACGACCGCCTTGCGTCGCTCAAGGAAGAGCAGGCTCGAATTCAAAACGAAACCGATTCCTTGCTTCAGGAGCAGGACAAGATTACGAGGGCATTGGGAGTCGCATCCTTCACCGCCAAGGGATCAAGCCTTATCGATGATGAGAACGTCAAGATTCAAACAGCTCTGACAGCGGCCCACGAGCAACGAATCCAAGCCGAGGCGCAACTGGAAGCAATCAATAGCGGCGAATCGTCAGCGCCTAATTCGGCGCTGAATGCAGCTGCCGATGACCTGATCGCCAGTGACCCCAGCCTGGTGACGCTCAAAGCATCTCTTAGCCAGCACAAGGCGGACCTGGTAGATAAGCTGAGCGGTATGACGGAGAACCATCCGCAACGGAAACAGACAGAAGAAGCTCTCGCACAGATCGAAAAAGAGCTTGCCGACATGCAGGCGAGTCTGCGGCGCCAGGCAGCCGCGCATCTTGAGCAGAAGCTGCGAACGCAGCTGAATCAGGCTCAGGTGGTCGAATCCAAGCTCAATGGCGACTTACAGCGTGGAACCAGCCAGGCCGCCAGCACAGCCCCCAAAATCCAGCGGGCCGCGGAAATACAGGCAGACCTTGACCGTCTGCAAGCGCGTCAAACGGCCGTAGACGATCGCATCAGCAATCTGGAACTGGAAAGCAGTTCCCCGGGTTCTGTTCATCTCTTCTCGCCCGCTATGACGCCTCTTGGCCCGGAGAAGAGTAGGGTTACTACTTTGCTCATTGCGATATTCCCCGTATCGATCATCATGGGAATTCTCATCGCAGTGATCCTTGACTTGTTCGATCCGCATATCTACACAGCTTCAGACGTCGAAGCCGTACTCGGGTTTGCCCCCATCGGCATGTTGTTCGATGACCGGGAGGTCACACAGATAGTCTTTGACGAATGCGCTCTGCGCCTCGCCGCTGGAATCGATCATGCAGCCCGAATCAGCCGCGCTCGAACCTTCGTGATGACCGGTGTAAACTCCGGAGCAGGCACAACTTCCATCATTGAAAATCTCGGAAGCATGCTTGCCAAACTCGGACGCAAAACGTTAGTAATCGATCCCTCTGGAAATTCCGAGCCTGTAGCCTTCATTACCCTGGGAACAGGCTTGCAAAAGCGCACTGTAAGCTTGCCCAACGAAGTCGACAACGGCGCTGATTCGGCGACTGAATTGCAAAAGGCCAAGTCCAACCTCCAGGCTATTCCGACGAGAATCGCCCCCGTGACAAACCTCGTCTTTGAGAGCTTCCAGAACCTCTCCTCAGAGTACGATGTCGTGCTAATCGATGCGGCGCCAATTCTCATTTCGGCTGAGACCGAGTATCTTGCCCGAATGGCGGACGTGACAGTGTTGGTAGCCGAAGCAGGCAAAACCAAGAAGGCATGGCTTACGCGATCCGCTCGTTTACTGGAACGTATTGGCGTGGCCGGAGCCGCGGCAGTAGTCAACAAAGTTCACCCCGCCCGCGCCGAAGAATCTCTCAAGCATGATCTTCGCGAATTCGAGCTGCGCTCTGACAGAGTTAACCTCCAGGAGTGGTGGAAGCCGGAAAAGAATTCTGGTCAAACCAAGCAGGCGTCCGTTGCTTCGTTTGACCAGGGAAATTCACGCGCAAACGAAGAGGATTCTGTATTTGCTCGTAACATTTAG
- a CDS encoding iron-containing redox enzyme family protein: protein MTTSILSPQVQNHSVENSIQPKIEGMIDELSASLPDPKQLTSDQRRGIIARYTAVLEGNFIYWMAATLISVKSEGARPHLLENLFEEVRDAHPVMLRRFAIAAHAFPTDSDALVVDEDLTKVRKFLGRLSATQSLATMAFFEGFIQKFMAYLADLATLQGSTDMEYTDVHGVCDIEHTQGLFTALSEEMEVNPLNPEADIFEGVYLLRTLVQTIVFGQTETLAA from the coding sequence ATGACTACTTCCATTCTCTCTCCGCAGGTGCAGAATCACTCTGTCGAAAACTCCATTCAGCCGAAGATAGAGGGGATGATTGACGAACTCTCTGCTTCCCTCCCCGATCCCAAGCAACTAACCAGCGACCAGCGCCGTGGGATCATCGCAAGATATACCGCCGTCCTGGAAGGAAACTTCATCTACTGGATGGCAGCCACCCTCATCTCGGTCAAGTCCGAGGGAGCGCGTCCGCATCTGCTCGAAAATCTGTTTGAGGAAGTGCGCGACGCCCATCCCGTAATGCTGCGGAGATTTGCGATTGCCGCCCATGCTTTTCCCACGGACTCCGATGCACTCGTCGTAGATGAAGACCTGACAAAAGTTCGCAAGTTCCTGGGCAGACTCTCTGCAACGCAATCGTTGGCAACCATGGCCTTCTTTGAGGGATTCATTCAGAAGTTCATGGCCTACCTGGCTGATCTTGCGACACTGCAGGGTTCCACCGATATGGAGTACACCGACGTGCATGGTGTGTGCGACATCGAACACACGCAGGGACTCTTTACCGCTCTCTCGGAAGAGATGGAAGTGAACCCACTCAATCCCGAGGCAGACATCTTCGAGGGCGTCTATCTTCTTCGCACCCTTGTGCAGACGATCGTCTTCGGGCAGACAGAAACACTCGCCGCCTGA
- a CDS encoding serine aminopeptidase domain-containing protein, whose amino-acid sequence MQHRLEQNLFEQAHYFEVPGAHLYTVLHSVPDPVARVLLVGPFASERQNSYGPWVRWARYLAERRIEVLRYDYRGIGESTGDFCEMTFADWHEDVLLLTEWLNRRSPAVPLVLHGLEIGALLAGKVFEAGVGDALLLWSPPANANAALRTTLLRWMGLLQLLRYSEERKTAADCIRELEQGLSIEVEGYLWTPKLWRDSFSFELPSAMDNEESAIQKYGRPVKSIVLAANAAPLAKKGIVGGGDEIKDLSWLYSDNFEWMNGALTSFVGESQ is encoded by the coding sequence ATGCAACATCGACTGGAGCAAAATCTGTTCGAGCAAGCCCACTACTTCGAAGTTCCCGGGGCACACCTGTATACGGTTCTGCATTCTGTGCCAGATCCAGTTGCTCGTGTGCTCCTGGTGGGTCCTTTTGCCTCGGAACGGCAAAACTCTTATGGCCCCTGGGTCCGGTGGGCACGATATCTGGCGGAAAGGCGCATCGAAGTCCTTCGATATGATTACCGCGGTATCGGTGAGAGCACCGGCGATTTTTGTGAAATGACTTTTGCGGACTGGCATGAAGACGTCCTGCTCCTCACGGAATGGCTGAACCGCCGGTCGCCTGCAGTGCCGCTCGTGTTGCATGGTCTTGAGATCGGAGCACTCTTGGCTGGCAAGGTCTTTGAGGCCGGAGTAGGAGACGCACTTCTCTTGTGGTCTCCACCTGCAAACGCAAACGCGGCCCTCCGCACGACACTTCTCCGTTGGATGGGTCTTTTGCAATTGCTGAGGTACTCCGAAGAACGAAAAACAGCAGCCGATTGTATTCGGGAGTTAGAGCAAGGTTTGTCCATCGAGGTAGAAGGCTATCTGTGGACGCCAAAACTCTGGCGCGACTCATTCAGCTTCGAACTGCCGTCGGCTATGGATAACGAAGAATCAGCAATTCAAAAGTATGGCCGCCCGGTGAAATCGATCGTCCTCGCCGCAAATGCTGCTCCCCTGGCTAAGAAAGGCATCGTCGGCGGCGGCGACGAAATCAAGGACCTTAGCTGGCTATACTCTGATAACTTCGAATGGATGAACGGGGCCCTGACAAGTTTTGTAGGGGAGAGCCAGTGA
- a CDS encoding alpha/beta hydrolase produces MIGAIESRELFTLDGQDVRLQGTYHRPRSGAAGARCQNPIGVLFLNSLFLPRTATGDSAVYWAESFAACGYPAFRMDLPGLGDSDAPLNTALLDFINAGGYGSIASAKIKELVERFGLSGIVIVGHCAGAVTALFAAAASKECKGVILLDPYFYLPQQMKKSKAWKRLVRWAATSAVGGSLSKMYDWLKNIRLALGGSRPPGNANFALLQRWSEVANKGLPTLLFKAPGRKSPGTKPRVGEFDYIKHIQAIAARKSQVTVQVIDNTDHSFANRAGRTAVREQVERWLRDCFPFSESIESETIAEASLAEK; encoded by the coding sequence GTGATTGGAGCAATCGAATCTCGCGAGTTGTTTACACTCGACGGCCAAGATGTTCGACTTCAGGGTACATACCACAGGCCTCGAAGCGGCGCAGCCGGTGCACGCTGCCAGAATCCAATCGGAGTGCTGTTCCTGAACTCCCTGTTTCTCCCGAGAACAGCAACCGGCGACTCGGCGGTCTATTGGGCCGAGTCATTCGCTGCGTGCGGCTACCCGGCATTTCGCATGGACTTGCCAGGACTGGGAGACTCCGATGCGCCCCTCAATACGGCCCTGCTTGATTTCATCAACGCAGGAGGCTACGGATCGATTGCTTCGGCTAAGATCAAGGAACTCGTTGAGCGCTTCGGACTATCTGGAATTGTAATTGTCGGCCACTGTGCGGGCGCGGTGACTGCGCTCTTCGCAGCAGCAGCGAGCAAGGAGTGCAAGGGCGTGATACTTCTGGACCCCTACTTCTACTTGCCGCAGCAAATGAAAAAATCCAAGGCGTGGAAGCGGCTCGTCCGCTGGGCCGCAACCAGCGCTGTGGGCGGATCTCTCAGCAAAATGTACGATTGGCTGAAAAATATCCGCCTGGCCCTCGGTGGAAGCAGGCCTCCGGGAAACGCTAATTTTGCGCTTCTACAGCGTTGGAGCGAAGTCGCAAACAAGGGACTGCCGACCCTGCTTTTCAAGGCGCCTGGCCGAAAGAGTCCGGGAACGAAGCCAAGAGTCGGAGAATTCGACTACATCAAACATATCCAGGCCATTGCAGCCCGCAAAAGCCAGGTTACCGTTCAGGTGATTGACAATACAGATCACTCGTTTGCGAATCGTGCTGGAAGAACCGCAGTTCGAGAGCAAGTTGAGCGCTGGCTGCGAGATTGTTTCCCGTTTTCGGAGTCAATTGAGTCCGAAACGATCGCCGAGGCGTCGTTAGCCGAAAAGTAA
- a CDS encoding class I adenylate-forming enzyme family protein, producing MPQNNLTSLWSTVSAADNLSARFLFSAQANVALSELHESSALYGHSNELRGRSVLIATISQLAASLALIELDGVARRVVLYPPDLPLGYLPFVIESAEVDAIVSDGKTVELGNPRVERFIPCNGELTPGLSDRTAQYQTEWILLTSGTSGLPKLVAHTLFSLAGAIEPQNSGASPVVWSTFYDIRRYGGLQIFLRALLTGTSLVLSSAQESTADFLERASSHGVTHISGTPSHWRRALMSPAIHQLAPEYVRLSGEIADQSILNNLRLVYPQARIAHAFATTEAGVAFDVNDGLAGFPASVVAHTPNVEMKMVDCSLWIRSDRTASRYLGGHAPILRNADGFVDTGDLLELRDGRYYFVGRRDGVINIGGLKVYPEEVETVINRHPAVHMSLVKTKKNPVTGAIVVADVVLKASEHAANPDLRELQHEILLLCRDALSSHKIPAAINFVTSLAVAESGKLTRRNA from the coding sequence ATGCCGCAAAATAACCTCACATCTCTATGGAGCACGGTCAGCGCCGCAGACAATCTGTCTGCGCGCTTTCTATTCAGTGCACAAGCCAATGTCGCCCTGAGCGAACTCCACGAAAGCTCTGCGCTCTATGGCCATAGCAATGAGCTCCGCGGTCGATCGGTGCTCATTGCGACGATCAGCCAACTCGCCGCAAGTCTGGCCCTCATCGAGCTCGATGGTGTCGCTCGGCGCGTAGTCCTGTATCCTCCCGATTTGCCTCTCGGCTACCTGCCATTTGTGATAGAGTCCGCCGAAGTAGACGCGATCGTCTCCGACGGCAAGACGGTCGAGCTAGGCAATCCACGCGTAGAACGCTTCATCCCGTGCAACGGAGAACTTACACCTGGACTAAGCGATCGAACCGCGCAATATCAGACCGAGTGGATACTTCTCACCTCCGGCACATCGGGACTGCCAAAGCTCGTCGCCCACACCTTGTTCAGCCTTGCCGGCGCGATTGAACCACAGAACTCCGGCGCGAGTCCCGTCGTCTGGAGTACTTTCTACGACATCCGCCGTTATGGCGGACTGCAGATTTTCCTGCGTGCGCTTCTTACCGGCACCTCGCTCGTGCTCTCAAGCGCCCAGGAGTCAACAGCGGATTTTCTGGAGAGGGCAAGCTCTCACGGCGTTACACATATTTCTGGAACGCCCTCGCATTGGCGCCGTGCGTTGATGAGTCCCGCGATCCATCAGTTGGCGCCAGAGTATGTCCGCTTGTCTGGAGAGATCGCCGATCAGTCTATCCTTAACAACCTTCGTCTCGTTTACCCGCAGGCTCGAATCGCCCACGCATTCGCGACCACGGAAGCTGGTGTTGCCTTTGACGTGAACGACGGGCTCGCCGGATTCCCTGCCAGCGTAGTCGCCCATACTCCGAACGTAGAAATGAAGATGGTAGATTGTTCCCTCTGGATCCGTTCCGATCGAACTGCAAGCCGATATCTGGGTGGCCATGCCCCCATTCTTCGCAATGCAGACGGCTTCGTCGATACCGGCGACCTGCTCGAACTGCGAGACGGCCGGTACTACTTCGTTGGCCGACGCGACGGAGTGATTAACATTGGCGGTCTGAAGGTCTATCCCGAAGAAGTGGAGACAGTCATCAACCGCCATCCCGCCGTCCACATGTCGCTCGTCAAGACCAAGAAGAATCCTGTCACAGGAGCCATCGTCGTCGCAGACGTAGTTCTCAAAGCATCAGAGCACGCAGCCAACCCAGACCTGCGCGAGCTTCAGCATGAGATTCTCCTGCTCTGCCGCGACGCGCTCTCATCCCACAAGATTCCCGCCGCGATCAACTTTGTAACCTCTCTCGCGGTCGCTGAATCAGGAAAGCTCACTCGACGCAATGCGTAA
- a CDS encoding SDR family NAD(P)-dependent oxidoreductase encodes MRNVIVTGGSRGLGLGIARKLTGAGYSVIAVARKENSELVAAMQEANLSNPGSFHFVPSDLTAIEEIPNLIKTIRKTFGAIYGLVNNAGMSFDGSLALMPLSQIEQLVRMNTVSPMVITKHVVRSMMADGGGRIVNVSSITAFTGYSGLSVYSATKASLLGFSRSLAREVGRMGINVNSIAPGFVDTDMTQGMKEEQRQQIERRSALKRLAEVDDVANAVEFLLSDKAKNITGTVLTVDAGSTA; translated from the coding sequence ATGCGTAACGTAATCGTCACCGGCGGCAGCCGAGGATTAGGCCTGGGCATTGCCCGGAAGCTCACAGGCGCGGGCTACTCGGTCATCGCTGTCGCCCGCAAAGAGAATAGCGAGCTCGTGGCCGCAATGCAGGAGGCCAATCTCTCAAATCCAGGCTCCTTTCACTTTGTTCCCTCTGATCTCACCGCAATCGAAGAGATCCCGAATCTGATCAAGACGATCCGGAAGACCTTTGGTGCCATCTACGGGCTAGTCAACAATGCAGGCATGAGTTTTGACGGCTCGTTAGCCCTCATGCCCCTATCACAGATCGAGCAACTTGTGCGCATGAATACCGTCTCGCCCATGGTCATCACCAAGCATGTTGTCCGTTCGATGATGGCTGACGGCGGTGGACGCATCGTGAATGTATCCTCCATAACCGCCTTCACCGGCTACAGCGGTCTCTCGGTTTACAGCGCCACGAAAGCATCTCTCCTCGGATTTTCCCGGTCCTTGGCGCGAGAGGTGGGCCGCATGGGAATCAACGTAAATTCCATCGCTCCCGGCTTCGTCGATACCGACATGACTCAGGGCATGAAAGAGGAGCAGCGCCAGCAAATCGAACGCCGTAGCGCCCTCAAGCGCTTGGCAGAGGTCGACGATGTGGCGAACGCGGTTGAATTCCTTCTGAGCGACAAAGCGAAGAACATCACCGGGACGGTCTTGACCGTCGACGCAGGAAGCACTGCTTGA
- a CDS encoding long-chain-acyl-CoA synthetase: MIESQNTTPTQTNVSAAKAWLRALELTAPIPRNPDRILPVVLAEIAAKSGDQPALLSDRESLTYAELTARSNQYARWALHQGLAKGEVVGLLMTNRPEFFAIWLGITSIGGIVALLNTNLVGPSLAHCVNIVGLKHLIASSEFVDSLTAVIPQLTGAPAIWTHGENPASFPRIDLEIQQQSGESLRDHERRPITIEDRALYIFTSGTTGLPKAANISHARVMQWSHWFAGMMDTQPSDRMYNCLPMYHSVGGVQVPGAILVAGGTVIIREKFSASQFWNDIVRWECTIFQYIGELCRYLLHATPAAHPVEHRIRMACGNGLAAEVWDSFKDRFRIPQIFEFYAATEGGVALFNVEGKRGAIGHIPGYLIHRFSPPLVKFDVDKGEPVRNDQGSCIRCGPNEVGEAIGKVIEDPASVGSRFEGYTDKQASEKKILRDVFTPGDVFVRTGDLMRKDEKGFFYFVDRIGDTFRWKGENVSTSEVAEVLSAYPGVKHVNVYGVSIPGTEGRIGMAAIVAENLIDLTDLRNHLLNTLPGYARPAFLRIREDVEVTGTFKYSKTDLVRQGYDPAVTTDAIYFDNPESKSFDRLDQSLFDRIQSGKIQL; encoded by the coding sequence TTGATCGAGTCTCAAAATACAACCCCAACCCAGACAAATGTTTCCGCTGCCAAAGCATGGCTGCGCGCTCTTGAGCTGACCGCGCCGATTCCTCGCAATCCGGATCGAATCCTGCCCGTCGTCCTAGCCGAGATAGCAGCGAAATCCGGCGATCAACCGGCACTTCTCTCCGACCGCGAAAGCTTAACCTACGCTGAGCTCACCGCCCGATCGAATCAATACGCCCGATGGGCACTCCACCAAGGGCTCGCCAAAGGCGAAGTCGTCGGCTTGTTGATGACCAACCGGCCTGAGTTCTTTGCCATCTGGCTCGGCATCACCAGCATTGGCGGAATCGTCGCGTTGCTCAACACAAATCTCGTCGGTCCATCCCTGGCGCATTGCGTCAACATCGTCGGCCTCAAGCATCTCATCGCGTCAAGTGAGTTCGTCGATTCGCTGACGGCGGTCATCCCGCAACTGACCGGTGCCCCAGCCATCTGGACCCACGGCGAAAACCCCGCCAGCTTCCCGCGCATAGATCTCGAGATCCAGCAACAATCCGGCGAAAGCCTGCGCGATCATGAACGGCGTCCGATCACTATCGAAGACCGCGCCCTGTACATCTTCACCTCCGGCACCACAGGCCTACCCAAAGCGGCCAACATCAGCCACGCCCGCGTCATGCAATGGAGTCATTGGTTTGCCGGCATGATGGATACGCAGCCATCGGACCGCATGTACAACTGCCTGCCCATGTATCACAGCGTCGGCGGCGTGCAGGTGCCGGGCGCGATTCTGGTCGCAGGCGGCACGGTCATCATCCGCGAAAAATTCTCGGCCAGTCAGTTCTGGAACGACATCGTCCGCTGGGAATGCACGATCTTCCAGTACATCGGCGAACTCTGCCGCTACCTTCTGCACGCCACACCTGCCGCCCATCCCGTCGAACACCGGATTCGCATGGCCTGTGGCAACGGCCTGGCCGCCGAAGTCTGGGATAGCTTCAAAGATCGCTTCCGCATTCCTCAGATCTTTGAGTTCTATGCCGCAACCGAAGGCGGAGTAGCGCTCTTCAACGTTGAGGGCAAGCGAGGCGCCATCGGACACATCCCAGGCTATCTCATCCATCGCTTCTCACCCCCATTGGTCAAATTCGATGTTGATAAAGGCGAGCCAGTACGCAACGATCAAGGGTCCTGCATCCGTTGTGGCCCAAACGAAGTCGGAGAAGCCATCGGCAAAGTAATAGAAGACCCCGCAAGCGTAGGCAGCCGCTTCGAGGGCTACACCGACAAGCAAGCATCTGAAAAGAAGATCCTCCGCGATGTCTTTACGCCCGGCGACGTCTTTGTTCGAACCGGCGACCTCATGCGGAAGGACGAAAAGGGGTTCTTCTACTTCGTCGACCGCATCGGCGACACCTTCCGCTGGAAGGGCGAAAACGTCTCGACCTCCGAAGTCGCCGAGGTTCTCTCCGCTTATCCAGGCGTCAAGCACGTAAACGTCTACGGAGTATCCATTCCGGGCACCGAAGGGCGAATCGGCATGGCGGCCATTGTCGCCGAGAATCTCATCGACCTCACCGACCTGCGAAATCATCTGCTCAACACCCTTCCCGGCTACGCTCGCCCCGCCTTTCTCAGAATCCGAGAGGATGTCGAAGTAACGGGAACATTCAAGTATTCCAAAACCGATCTGGTGCGCCAGGGATACGATCCAGCCGTCACCACCGACGCCATCTACTTTGACAATCCGGAGTCAAAGTCCTTCGACCGGCTAGACCAATCGCTGTTCGACCGCATCCAGAGCGGGAAAATACAACTGTAA